A genomic stretch from Hemicordylus capensis ecotype Gifberg chromosome 1, rHemCap1.1.pri, whole genome shotgun sequence includes:
- the SLC4A1AP gene encoding kanadaptin has protein sequence MAESAEESKMTENFKKPILPSTMVPPPPSRGKETEGAAAAPVLVPKLPRGPAPGPCLPELPLRYQEPPWGGCPAQEEGSSGYSLETVKGGAVVGSLSLAGRSWWLVGRAPGCDLSQAHPSVSRHHAVLQHRPPRAAGDDEQAQETEKGPEPGLYVYDLDSAHGTFLNKARIPPRTYCRVRVGHVLRFGGSSRLFVLQGPEEDQEPESELTVTQLKELRKQQQAKLEKTMLGDDSDEEDRKQKGEQSNENSRITDLSCSWGMGEDAEEEEGEENPIAIEFQEEPEAFYLKDPKKALQGFFDREGEELEYEFDAHGTGTWLCRVKLPIDDASGKQLVAEAIHSGKKKETMIQCALEACRILDARGVLRQEAVSRKRRAKNWEEEDFYDSDDDTFLDRTGVIEQKRLNRMKKAGKIDEKPETYDTLVVKLNAAERELAEIAEKLKSSRAAQPQSAANDSLDEFMTEIKSGSTLDSVARKKLHLRTFELRKEQQRLKGLIKIVTPASMPELKSQLESQDLEAEKKTKKLTLPLFGAMKGGSKFRLKTGTVGKLPVKRPDIPANLLNMKDEGPEEEEEEEEEEEEEEEEEEEALMTVTKMKTGNQGAHNSKMETAAQGTLKQKNLPADSYSHSSKDMEFNHEASEVGCEKPAEEPKNKRAHGGSKVQQTLSSKYPENDPDYCVWMPPEGQSGDGRTHLNAKYGY, from the exons ATGGCGGAGTCCGCGGAGGAGAGCAAAATGACGGAGAATTTTAAGAAGCCGATCCTCCCGTCTACTATGGTTCCTCCTCCGCCATCGCGGGGGAAGGAGACTGAGGGAGCGGCGGCGGCTCCAGTCTTGGTTCCGAAGCTCCCGCGAGggcctgctccaggcccctgcctACCTGAGCTGCCCCTTAGGTACCAGGAGCCGCCCTGGGGAGGCTGCCCCGCACAAGAGGAAGGCTCTTCTGGCTACAGCCTGGAGACGGTGAAGGGCGGCGCGGTAGTGGGTAGCCTAAGTCTCGCGGGCCGGAGCTGGTGGCTGGTGGGGCGTGCTCCTGGCTGCGACCTCTCCCAGGCGCACCCGTCGGTGTCTCGGCACCACGCTGTGCTCCAGCACCGCCCGCCCCGTGCCGCAGGAGACGACGAGCAAGCCCAAGAGACTGAGAAGGGCCCCGAGCCTGGCCTCTACGTCTACGACCTGGACAGCGCACACGGCACGTTCCTCAACAAAGCGCGGATCCCGCCCCGCACCTACTGCCGCGTACGGGTGGGCCACGTCCTGCGCTTCGGGGGCAGCAGTCGTCTCTTTGTCTTGCAG GGCCCAGAAGAGGATCAAGAGCCTGAATCAGAACTGACTGTAACCCAGTTGAAAGAACTGCGTAAGCAGCAACAAGCCAAGTTGGAAAAAACAATGCTGGGCGATGATTCTGATGAAGAAGATCGAAAGCAAAAGGGTGAACAGAGCAACGAAAACAGTCGGATTACTGATTTGAGTTGTTCCTGGGGAATGG GGGAAgatgcagaggaagaggagggtgaaGAAAACCCAATTGCCATTGAGTTTCAAGAGGAGCCTGAAGCCTTTTATTTGAAAGACCCCAAGAAGGCATTGCAAGGTTTTTTTGACAGAGAAG GTGAAGAATTAGAATATGAATTTGATGCCCATGGAACTGGTACCTGGCTTTGTAGGGTGAA GTTGCCTATAGATGATGCTTCAGGAAAACAGCTTGTGGCAGAGGCTATTCACTCagggaagaaaaaagaaaccatgatccagtgtgctctagAAGCTTGCAGGATACTGGACGCTCGGGGTGTGCTACGGCAAGAAGCAG TATCCCGAAAAAGAAGAGCAAAAAATTGGGAAGAGGAAGACTTCTACGATAGTGATGATGATACATTCCTTGATCGGACAGGAGTTATTGAGCAGAAGCGGCTGAACAGAATGAAGAAAGCTGGGAAAATAGATGAGAAGCCAGAAACTTATGACACACTG GTTGTGAAATTAAATGCAGCTGAGAGGGAGCTTGCTGAAATAGCAGAGAAGCTGAAATCTTCAAGGGCAG CTCAGCCTCAGTCAGCTGCAAATGATTCCTTGGATGAATTCATGACTGAAATTAAATCAGGAAGTACCTTAGACAGCGTGGCACGTAAAAAGCTTCACTTGCGAACCTTTGAACTGAGAAAAGAACAGCAGCGATTGAAAGGGTTAATTAAGATCGTTACACCTGCATCAATGCCTGAGCTGAAATCCCA GCTTGAGAGTCAAGATCTGGAAGCAGAAAAGAAGACTAAAAAGCTAACCTTACCACTGTTTGGTGCCATGAAAGGAGGCAGCAAATTTAGACTGAAAACTGGGACTGTAGGG AAGTTGCCTGTGAAGCGTCCAGATATCCCAGCAAACCTATTAAATATGAAAGATGAGggaccggaggaggaggaggaggaggaggaagaagaagaagaagaagaagaagaagaagaagaggcattGATGACAGTAACCAAGATGAAGACTGGAAATCAAGGAGCACACAACTCAAAGATGGAAACTGCAGCACAAGGAACACTTAAACAAAAGAATCTCCCTGCTGATTCTTATTCCCACAGCAGCAAAGATATGGAATTCAACCATGAGG CATCTGAAGTAGGATGTGAAAAGCCTGCAGAGGAACCCAAGAACAAGAGAGCTCATGGTGGGAGCAAG GTTCAACAAACACTGTCCTCAAAATATCCAGAAAATGACCCCGACTACTGTGTGTGGATGCCACCTGAAG GTCAAAGTGGTGATGGCAGAACTCATCTGAATGCAAAATATGGCTATTAA